A DNA window from Ahaetulla prasina isolate Xishuangbanna chromosome 7, ASM2864084v1, whole genome shotgun sequence contains the following coding sequences:
- the USP15 gene encoding ubiquitin carboxyl-terminal hydrolase 15 isoform X5, with protein MGLPKWEGVVEGVSPVAARRHSQHAARAAPATAAAPVPAAAAAASPPAAVTFAAVAAAAPGLEDMAEGGAADLETQRSDIAALLKTALRKGDTWYLVDSRWFKQWKKYVGFDSWDKYQMGDQNVYPGPIDNSGLLKDGDCQSLKEHLIDELDYILLPTEGWNKLVSWYTLLEGQEPIARKDSLHG; from the exons ATGGGTTTGCCGAAGTGGGAGGGGGTCGTGGAGGGCGTTTCCCCGGTCGCCGCGCGGCGTCACTCCCAGCATGCAGCGCGGGCCGCCCCTGCCACTGCCGCCGCTCCTGTtcctgcagccgccgccgccgcctctccgCCTGCTGCCGTCACTTTCGCAGCTGTTGCCGCCGCCGCTCCGGGGCTGGAAGACATGGCGGAGGGAGGCGCGGCGGATCTGGAGACCCAGCGCTCGGATATCGCGGCGCTGCTCAAGACGGCTCTCCGCAAGGGCGACACCTG GTATTTAGTGGATAGTCGTTGGTTCAAACAGTGGAAAAAATATGTTGGATTTGACAGCTGGGACAAGTATCAAATGGGAGATCAGAATGTTTATCCTGGTCCTATTGATAATTCTGGACTTCTCAAAG ATGGGGATTGTCAATCTCTTAAAGAGCATCTTATTGATGAGCTGGACTACATTCTTTTACCAACTGAAGGATGGAACAAACTAGTTAGCTGGTATACTCTTCTGGAAGGTCAAGAACCTATTGCACGCAAG GACAGTCTACATGGCTGA